Proteins co-encoded in one Callospermophilus lateralis isolate mCalLat2 chromosome 2, mCalLat2.hap1, whole genome shotgun sequence genomic window:
- the Muc15 gene encoding mucin-15: MRFLLIKQISMKATMLTLPKIMLISILFILLPLGSYEEQNTGKNISQRIAAGLKMMENKSMSLLSEVNANSDNANRNASNSKASNSTLLDPTKTYGKIDSSGNVSTDNFSQDPRPISTFSTMPPLIHGSVSKLILNSSITNENLLPVSARPSFTHAVSSESTSWPLGNDTMNTLDNSSSTASILPPASTARSVTPVEMGPTGWLTTTSESFAAFTPYQENITPQPTLKFTNNSKLFSNTSDPQKENKNTGVVFGAILGAILGASLLSLVGYLLCGKRKMDSFSHRRLYDDRNEPVLRLDNAPEPYDVSFGNSSYYNPTVNDSSVPESRENARDGIPMDDIPPLRTSV; encoded by the exons ATGAG attcctcTTAATAAAACAAATATCAATGAAAGCTACAATGTTGACCTTACCCAAAATTATGTTgatttcaattttgtttattttactgcCACTTGGGAGCTATGAGGAACAAAATACAGGGAAAAACATATCACAACGCATTGCAGCAGGACTGAAAATGATGGAAAATAAGTCTATGTctttgctaagtgaagtaaatGCAAATTCAGATAATGCAAATAGAAATGCCTCCAATTCCAAGGCAAGTAATTCCACTCTTTTGGATCCAACCAAAACCTATGGAAAAATAGATTCCAGTGGTAACGTTTCAACagacaacttttctcaagatccaaGACCCATCTCCACATTTTCAACAATGCCACCCTTGATTCATGGCTCTGTTTCTAAATTGATCTTGAATTCATCTATAACTAATGAAaatcttttgccagtctcagctcgTCCCAGTTTTACACATGCTGTATCATCAGAAAGCACGAGTTGGCCTTTGGGCAATGACACCATGAACACCCTTGACAACAGTTCCTCTACAGCTAGCATCCTCCCTCCAGCATCAACTGCCAGATCTGTGACCCCTGTGGAAATGGGACCAACTGGATGGCTTACCACAACTAGTGAAAGCTTTGCTGCTTTCACACCTTACCAAGAAAACATAACTCCACAGCCCACCTTAAAATTCACCAATAATTCAAAACTTTTTTCAAATACGTCAGATCCTCAAAAAG AGAATAAAAATACAGGAGTAGTATTTGGGGCCATTTTAGGGGCGATTCTTGGTGCTTCATTGCTTAGTCTTGTTGGCTACTTGTTATGTGGAAAAAGgaaaatggattcattttcccatCGGCGACTttatgatgacagaaatgaaccag ttctgcgATTAGACAATGCaccagaaccttatgatgtgagtTTTGGAAATTCTAGTTACTATAATCCAACTGTGAATGATTCATCTGTGCCAGAAAGTCGAGAAAATGCACGCGATGGCATTCCCATGGATGACATTCCTCCACTCCGTACCTCAGTATGA